The proteins below come from a single Streptomyces sp. B3I8 genomic window:
- a CDS encoding pilus assembly protein TadG-related protein codes for MLPLYIWLTAILLFAALAFFVFAQAASARNGAQSAADAAALAAAQDARDELMDRLGTDIGMDENWLDWLDGDLPNDTGAGAAARELAAQNDSTVQGGAQLVVRDGYPGFEVAVQTNYTVGDSIIPGTEGRHARAHAVAVIQPRCDVDLDADPEKPVELDCDGQTVNIDPTDFEPDDLPDASVLFSVHLAE; via the coding sequence ATCCTTCCGCTCTACATCTGGCTCACGGCGATCCTGTTGTTCGCCGCGCTCGCCTTCTTCGTCTTCGCCCAGGCTGCGTCCGCCCGTAACGGAGCCCAGTCCGCGGCGGACGCCGCCGCGCTGGCAGCCGCGCAGGACGCCCGCGACGAACTGATGGACCGGCTGGGCACCGACATCGGCATGGACGAGAACTGGCTGGACTGGCTGGACGGCGATCTCCCGAACGACACGGGCGCCGGCGCCGCCGCGCGGGAACTGGCCGCCCAGAACGACTCGACCGTCCAGGGCGGAGCCCAACTGGTCGTGCGTGACGGCTATCCCGGTTTCGAGGTGGCCGTACAGACGAACTACACGGTGGGCGACTCGATCATCCCGGGTACCGAGGGCCGGCACGCCCGCGCTCACGCCGTGGCGGTCATCCAGCCACGGTGCGACGTCGACCTCGACGCCGATCCCGAGAAACCCGTGGAACTGGACTGTGACGGCCAGACGGTGAACATCGATCCAACCGATTTCGAACCGGACGACCTCCCCGACGCGTCCGTGTTGTTCTCCGTGCATCTGGCCGAGTGA
- a CDS encoding OmpA family protein — protein MATAPALTTTTVALLTVLALSAPSPVFADGGDPSRPPGTVNTSPPPTVDPNSPGLKLADGATLAAAKVLDIKSVVEDLGGEERREDTNENVTFALQAEVLFPKDSGKLNPEARSRIDAIATEIKKQNAQAVRVFGFTDNLGSYAHGLVLSKRRAEAVHDELASHLDGDVTFEVRGYSEDYPIADNTSEQGRRKNRRVEVSFPRSGTTPDGSGATS, from the coding sequence GTGGCCACCGCCCCCGCCCTGACCACCACCACCGTCGCCCTCCTCACCGTGCTGGCCCTCTCCGCACCGTCCCCCGTCTTCGCGGACGGCGGTGATCCGAGCCGGCCGCCCGGAACCGTGAACACCTCACCGCCCCCCACCGTCGACCCGAACAGCCCGGGTCTGAAGCTCGCCGACGGGGCCACGCTCGCTGCCGCGAAGGTGCTGGACATCAAGTCGGTCGTGGAGGACCTCGGCGGCGAGGAGCGCCGTGAGGACACCAACGAGAACGTCACCTTCGCGCTCCAGGCCGAGGTGCTGTTCCCCAAGGACAGCGGCAAGCTGAACCCCGAGGCCCGCTCCCGGATCGACGCGATCGCCACCGAGATCAAGAAGCAGAACGCACAGGCCGTCCGCGTCTTCGGCTTCACCGACAATCTCGGCTCGTACGCGCACGGTCTGGTCCTCTCCAAACGCCGCGCGGAGGCCGTGCACGACGAACTGGCCTCCCACCTCGACGGCGACGTCACCTTCGAGGTCCGCGGCTACAGCGAGGACTACCCGATCGCCGACAACACGTCCGAACAGGGCCGCCGCAAGAACCGCCGCGTGGAGGTGTCGTTCCCGAGGAGCGGGACGACGCCGGACGGGAGCGGCGCGACCTCGTGA
- a CDS encoding class I SAM-dependent methyltransferase → MDAPTFDELIAEGDAVPVDGWDFSWFEGRATEARPSWGYARGLARRLARATAALDIQTGGGEVLHSAPVLPPLTVATEGWPPNVSKATALLGPRGVAVVASPQDAPLPFADGTFDLVTSRHPVRTHWEEIARVLRPGGTYYSQQVGPESVFELAGHFLGPLPDEARRARDPDQARTAAHAAGLDVVDLRTARLRVEFHDIAAVVHFLRKVVWIVPGFTTAAHLPRLRTLHDRITAQGSFVAHSTRFLIEARKPNL, encoded by the coding sequence ATGGACGCCCCGACCTTCGATGAGCTGATCGCCGAGGGCGACGCCGTGCCCGTCGACGGCTGGGACTTCTCCTGGTTCGAGGGACGGGCCACCGAGGCGCGGCCCTCCTGGGGGTACGCGCGGGGCCTGGCCCGCCGCCTGGCCCGAGCGACAGCCGCCCTCGACATCCAGACCGGAGGCGGCGAAGTCCTCCACTCCGCCCCCGTGCTGCCGCCCCTCACCGTCGCCACCGAGGGGTGGCCGCCCAACGTCTCCAAGGCCACCGCCCTCCTCGGCCCCCGGGGCGTCGCGGTGGTCGCCTCGCCCCAGGACGCGCCGCTGCCCTTCGCGGACGGCACCTTCGACCTCGTCACCAGCAGGCATCCGGTGCGCACGCACTGGGAGGAGATCGCCCGGGTACTGCGCCCCGGCGGCACGTACTACTCCCAGCAGGTCGGCCCGGAAAGCGTCTTCGAACTGGCCGGACACTTCCTCGGCCCCCTGCCCGACGAGGCTCGCCGCGCTCGCGATCCCGACCAGGCCCGCACCGCCGCCCACGCGGCCGGACTCGACGTCGTCGACCTCCGTACCGCGCGCCTGCGCGTGGAGTTCCACGACATCGCCGCCGTCGTCCACTTCCTCCGCAAGGTCGTCTGGATCGTCCCCGGCTTCACCACGGCCGCCCACCTGCCCCGCCTCCGCACCCTGCACGACCGCATCACCGCCCAGGGTTCCTTCGTGGCGCACAGCACCCGCTTCCTCATCGAGGCGCGCAAGCCGAACCTCTGA
- a CDS encoding DUF192 domain-containing protein, with protein MREWMREGTGSASFVVRGGGAVDSVRVPLEIATSRRERQRGLLGRDGVEGALLLSPAGAVHTVGMRFAVDVAYLDRRMRVRAVRTMRPGRVGLPRPWVRHVLEAEAGALGRWGVRPGVTIVVMRRA; from the coding sequence ATGCGCGAGTGGATGCGTGAGGGGACGGGTTCGGCGTCGTTCGTGGTGCGTGGCGGTGGTGCGGTGGATTCCGTGCGGGTGCCGCTCGAGATCGCGACGTCGCGGCGGGAGCGGCAGCGGGGGCTGCTCGGACGGGACGGGGTCGAGGGGGCGCTGCTGCTCAGTCCGGCCGGCGCGGTGCACACGGTGGGGATGCGGTTCGCCGTGGACGTGGCGTACCTGGACCGGAGGATGCGGGTACGCGCGGTGCGGACCATGCGGCCGGGGCGGGTGGGGTTGCCGCGGCCGTGGGTGCGGCATGTGCTGGAGGCGGAGGCCGGGGCGCTGGGGCGGTGGGGGGTGCGGCCGGGGGTGACGATCGTGGTGATGCGAAGGGCGTGA
- a CDS encoding isoprenyl transferase: protein MNLRDNLRRLLVRVYARRVEGHLDHDQVPKHIGVIMDGNRRWAKAAGSTTAQGHRAGADKIEEFLGWCSETDVEVVTLWLFSTDNFDRPQEELVPLFGIIEDVARSLAADGRWRVHHVGALDLLPSGMQTVLKEAEEATAQVKGIVVNVAIGYGGRQEIADAVRSMLHDAQDKGITMEQLAESVDIDMIGRHLYTSDQPDPDLVIRTSGEQRLSGFMLWQTAHSEYYFCDVFWPAFRKVDFLRALRDYAARHRRFGG, encoded by the coding sequence GTGAACCTGCGCGACAACCTGCGCCGCCTGCTGGTCAGGGTCTACGCACGCAGGGTGGAGGGCCACCTCGACCACGACCAGGTGCCCAAGCACATCGGCGTGATCATGGACGGCAACCGGCGCTGGGCGAAGGCGGCCGGATCCACCACCGCGCAGGGCCACCGGGCGGGCGCCGACAAGATCGAGGAGTTCCTCGGCTGGTGCAGCGAGACGGACGTCGAGGTCGTCACGCTCTGGCTGTTCTCCACGGACAACTTCGACCGCCCGCAGGAGGAGCTGGTCCCGCTCTTCGGGATCATCGAGGACGTCGCCCGCTCCCTCGCCGCCGACGGCCGCTGGCGCGTGCACCACGTCGGCGCGCTCGACCTGCTGCCGTCGGGGATGCAGACCGTGCTGAAGGAGGCCGAGGAGGCCACCGCGCAGGTCAAGGGGATAGTGGTCAACGTCGCCATCGGTTACGGCGGCCGCCAGGAGATCGCCGACGCCGTCCGGTCCATGCTCCACGACGCCCAGGACAAGGGCATCACGATGGAGCAGCTCGCCGAGTCCGTCGACATCGACATGATCGGCCGGCACCTCTACACCAGTGACCAGCCCGACCCCGACCTCGTCATCCGCACCAGCGGCGAGCAGCGGCTGTCCGGCTTCATGCTCTGGCAGACGGCCCACTCGGAGTACTACTTCTGCGACGTGTTCTGGCCGGCCTTCCGCAAGGTCGACTTCCTGCGCGCCCTGCGCGACTACGCGGCCCGCCACCGGCGCTTCGGCGGCTGA
- a CDS encoding PhoH family protein has protein sequence MVTSTQRRKSDRRTYVLDTSVLLADPNALTRFEEHEVVLPIVVVTELEAKRHHPELGYFARQALRLLDDFRVRYGRLDAPIPIGELGGTMRVELNHSDPSVLPSGYRLGDNDSRILAVARNLQAEGFDVTVVSKDLPLRIKASSVGLLAEEYRAELAITDASGWTGMSELTLPGEQVDILFEEGHVYVPEAADLPVHTGLTIQSERGRALGRVTAEGTVRLVRGDREAFGIKGRSAEQRVALDLLLDPDVGIVSMGGRAGTGKSALALCAGLEAVLERRQHQKVMVFRPLYAVGGQELGYLPGSEAEKMSPWAQAVFDTLSAVTSREVIEEVTARGMLEVLPLTHIRGRSLHDAFVIVDEAQSLERNVLLTVLSRIGANSRVVLTHDVAQRDNLRVGRYDGVVAVVERLKGHPLFAHVTLNRSERSQIAALVTEMLEEGHI, from the coding sequence GTGGTGACCAGCACACAGCGCCGCAAGTCCGACCGGCGCACCTACGTTCTCGACACCAGCGTCCTGCTGGCCGACCCGAACGCCCTGACCCGCTTCGAGGAACACGAGGTCGTGCTCCCCATCGTGGTGGTCACGGAACTGGAGGCCAAGCGGCACCATCCCGAGCTCGGCTACTTCGCCCGGCAGGCCCTGCGGCTGCTGGACGACTTCCGGGTGCGGTACGGACGCCTCGACGCCCCCATCCCGATCGGCGAGCTGGGCGGCACGATGCGGGTCGAGCTCAACCACTCGGACCCCAGCGTCCTGCCCAGCGGCTACCGCCTGGGGGACAACGACTCCCGCATCCTCGCGGTCGCCCGCAACCTGCAGGCCGAGGGGTTCGACGTCACCGTCGTGTCGAAGGACCTCCCGCTGCGCATCAAGGCGTCCTCGGTGGGCCTGCTCGCCGAGGAGTACCGGGCGGAGCTGGCCATCACGGACGCCTCCGGGTGGACCGGGATGTCGGAACTGACACTGCCGGGCGAACAGGTGGACATCCTCTTCGAGGAAGGACACGTGTACGTGCCGGAGGCGGCCGACCTGCCCGTGCACACGGGGCTGACGATCCAGTCGGAACGGGGCAGGGCGCTCGGCCGGGTCACCGCCGAGGGCACCGTCCGGCTGGTGCGCGGCGACCGGGAGGCGTTCGGCATCAAGGGCCGCAGCGCCGAGCAGCGCGTCGCGCTCGACCTGTTGCTCGACCCGGACGTCGGGATCGTGTCGATGGGCGGCCGGGCCGGCACCGGCAAGTCGGCGCTGGCGCTGTGCGCTGGTCTGGAGGCGGTGCTGGAGCGCCGTCAGCACCAGAAGGTGATGGTCTTCCGGCCGCTGTACGCGGTGGGCGGGCAGGAGCTCGGCTATCTGCCGGGCAGCGAGGCCGAGAAGATGAGCCCCTGGGCGCAGGCGGTCTTCGACACCCTGTCGGCTGTGACGTCCCGCGAGGTCATCGAGGAGGTCACCGCCCGCGGCATGCTGGAGGTGCTGCCGCTGACGCACATCCGCGGCCGGTCCCTGCACGACGCGTTCGTGATCGTCGACGAGGCCCAGTCCCTGGAGCGGAACGTCCTGCTGACGGTCCTCTCCCGGATCGGCGCCAACTCGCGGGTGGTCCTCACCCACGACGTCGCGCAGCGGGACAATCTGCGGGTGGGCCGTTACGACGGCGTGGTGGCGGTCGTGGAGAGGCTGAAGGGGCACCCGCTCTTCGCCCACGTGACGCTGAACCGGTCCGAACGCTCCCAGATCGCCGCACTGGTGACCGAAATGTTGGAAGAGGGACACATCTAG